A stretch of the Panicum virgatum strain AP13 chromosome 9N, P.virgatum_v5, whole genome shotgun sequence genome encodes the following:
- the LOC120692957 gene encoding uncharacterized protein LOC120692957 isoform X3, whose translation MEVRAAMEMEGWTSRRKHRNGGFWLRAEIEVDRGSSIPRGPGFGFAAAVREPLVKLRRPVHDFERWDWDYFVWPHDRLDANLEMRDRDPEATLEADRKASESFLNKSTLQLESYEMYQHLLQQQASAWPCNPLNTNLEMRDSSIEGYLNQGTLQPESEMYQHTAALPRDHLIGILARL comes from the exons ATGGAGGTGCGGGCGGCCATGGAGATGGAGGGGTGGACATCGCGGCGAAAGCACCGGAACGGTGGCTTCTGGTTGAGAGCGGAGATCGAGGTGGACCGGGGTTCCTCCATTCCCAG GGGCCCGGGGTtcggcttcgccgccgccgtacgAGAGCCGCTGGTGAAGCTGCGGCGGCCCGTACACGACTTCGAGAGATGGGACTGGGACTACTTCGTCTGGCCCCATGACCGGCTCGACG CCAATCTTGAGATGAGGGACAGGGATCCAGAGGCGACACTTGAGGCAGACCGGAAGGCAAGCGAGAGTTTCCTGAACAAGAGTACACTACAGCTGGAGAGCTATGAGATGTACCAGCACCTGCTGCAGCAGCAAGCTTCAGCGTGGCCTTGCAACCCGCTCAACA CCAATCTAGAGATGAGGGACAGTAGCATAGAGGGATACCTGAACCAGGGTACACTGCAGCCGGAGAGCGAGATGTACCAGCACACTGCAGCCTTGCCTCGCGACCATCTCATAG GGATCCTGGCTAGGCTTTGA